In the Arachis stenosperma cultivar V10309 chromosome 8, arast.V10309.gnm1.PFL2, whole genome shotgun sequence genome, AAATAGTTTATTCTTCCTCTATTTAAATATAAAGTTTAGCTAATATGTGACTGAAaaactttttcattcttttttttttcattcaatatAATATAATCACGCGTTTAAACATCTGGCCTTTTTTTTGTTGGTCTTAGAACATGTATGTAGCTTGTATTGGGCTTCATGGTAATCTTTTTAGCATACGAGCCCATTTAACGGGCAGTGAAAAGACCGGGCCTAGCGAATGATCCACTATGTTAATGCACTCATAGCGAATgatccattttttttttttaccaaaaacagagaaagtcGAACCCGCAACTTTTTAGATAAGTATGGAAAAATTATGTCATTTGAGCTATAACTTATTAGCAAATGATCCACTATGTTcatagagaaaagaaaaaatataaggtACCAACATATTATCTGCCATTTCTATTAAACACAACtataaaaaaagacatttttattagacacattcacaaagacacttctattaaatacacttataaataagagttggcagcTGTTGGCAGAAATGTTGTTGGTAACGTAGCGGGATTGTagagaaaatatgcaattaattAACGTCTAATGTTAGTTAGAACTTCATGGAAGGATTATAGTTTTGGGGTCAATTACTCTTTGTTATTCACGCTCTTTTAATTTCACTTACAAGAACGTTTTTATTATGTTGATACAGAATTATAAGTATTCATGATCCATGAACTACTAAACTTGATTAACTCCACCTCAAACCTCAGATTGTGTATAGCTTTTATCATTTAAAATCGAATTGAAAACTTAATGCATTCATGCTGAAAGATCCATGTTTTATGAATAATATATTGATCTCGTTAGACTAGGATAAGGTCACGAACTATTTCACTCTTCACATCTAGGAAAGTTGATCAGCGTTTTAGTAATATTTTCTGCCTCTTAAGTCTTAACCCCACACGCTCACCGACTTTCAGTATGTTTTGTAGCGCAAAATTCAATTAACAGAAAAACACATACAACAAAATCAAATGTATACATATATGCTCATGGGTCACTTTCAACCTTGTCCATTCTAAGGTTTGAACGAATCTTCTTATGATAACTTTCTGTCGCAAATTTCATTGCTTCACTGCCTTCACATTCGAGAACTTCGCACCATATATAGAATGGCGAAGAATATTTCTCTCCCGCGCTATGCATTTATTATTCACGTGATATCAACTCTGATTTAGTCGCTAATATTTCACAAAATTGTTGCCCTTCGTACATATTGGAAGAGACAAAAAGCTTTAGCTTGGGTTTGATTATTAGGACATGACTAGGGTGTTCATGGCCCGCCCTGGCCCGGTCTAAAGAACTGGTCTGGTTCTGAATCTTTTAGGAAACTAATTTGGTGTGTTGGGTTTTGGGTTAGGTAAGAGTCTCAAGAATAGACTCAGTTATTATTTTGGATCGAGTCCGAACCATAGTTCGGGTCACCCGAATTCGGCCCGGTGGTCtggtcatcatacacaattaatattttgtgttattagtgatcgATGATGATTATTCTTATGtaaaatttaagtattgtaaatcataatattttgtattattagttattataagactataagttaatgttttatatttaaaatgcataatattatattatttatattgatttaaatatttggtattattagacaatattagtattgattgtggttatgctttaattttaagGAATAGTTGgttcttattatatttttataagtaaATTTTACCATGTAAAATAATGTGTCTTTCTCATAAGACTGAGATcggtaaaaaaaataatcaaatcgCACCATCTCTGTAATAAGTAAATGCCTCCTTTTCTCCCGAGGTTGTCGGAATTATTCGTAATAAGATATTGGCTACAATAGAAAAGGTCTTGTCAATAAAATTTCCATTTATCCGAGATCTAGGCATAGGTAGGAATCCATTCGAAAATTGAATTCTTTATCGCGTGAGAAAAAAGAATCCCacaaacaaaggaattgtacaATACAAATAGTACGAAATAACGTAAAAAAGGACTcattaatgaatttttttagcCTACGGCCTAGAAGTTggttttttttataaacaaaaaattatttcgTATAGGTCGaattgattatttattttatatgggCGCCTATCCAAAAATGGAATATGAATCATTCACTATTGCTCCGGTTTCTGGGCCATAATCATCATGGGGGAGAGATGGCCGAGTGGTTCAAGGCGTAGCATTGGAACTGCTATGTAGGCTGTTTGTTTACCGAGGGTTCGAATCCCTCTCTCTCCGTTAATTCATCAATCTGCAATATCTCAAATGCCAACGGATACCATTATTCCAACTTTAGTTGCTATGAATTTTCAATTCCAATTTTTTTGGTAATATGAAATGCAAAATACTGGAAAAAGTGGACAGGGAATGCAAATCGTCCTATATCCATGTAGATGATACCTGAATGAGCTAAAATTTTCGTATCAAGAGTCTTGGAAATTTGAATATTTTCACAGGTTCCTTACAAGAAGGTAATGTTAACGGTCCGGTTTTCACCTGATTTTTATCCGGTATAATCGTGCTGGCCCGAAAGTGTATAGGTTTCATCGAGTCTAGAACCGAATTTGTGTCTAACAAATAGGTCCGGTATATATTTTAGGCCAGGTCTAGATCATGTCAAATCCGATTTCACCCTATCATAAACACCCCTAGACATGACATTAAAATCAagatacaaagaattgagacataaaaattaatatttttatattttatttggtgataaattaaatatatacaaataaattataacattttaatttactatatttttttatgaaaaacttaaaaaatatatataataaaaaattattagaaaaaataaaagaaatataaaaaaaattaagttgagTGTTGTTATATTTTAGGGTTGAGTTTCTTGAGAGGTACGTATATTATGGTGGTAATTAAACTCCGTACCTAAAGAACACCAACTCCCTGACTATTTAATAgccattaattataattattgtttAACTTCGCATCATATATTGttgatctttaatttatttgatttttatcaGCTATATATACTTGTATTTACGTGCATTCAGTGGTAGGTATTACGTAGTAGCCATTAGACATAAATTCTCAACCAACATTCTGCCCCTATTAACCATCCTAACCAGCCATTAACCTTTAAGTCTTTAATCGCCAGTTGTACCAGTGAGAAGAAGGGAGCATTGATGATTGACCTTTGAGTCTTGGGCTCTAGTCTTATCCTAGGTACCCATTTAGCAATGCACCTGTTTTTCGATTTTACTTTTTACATATTTGACTCCGTAGTTGCatgatatatattaaaaaataaacctAATTATACAtaggtgttttttttttttttttacttttgtttgTCTTTATGCTAGTTTtagaattattattttaattttttagaaaaattaaaattaaaatttcaatttttataataaaaactcataTTATCTTAAAATTGAATAAGTCTAATTTTTACAGATGAATtaagtttatttaattttaatataatatcatAACGTATTCAATCCCAAATTTATtgaatcacccactaaaatctTCTACATAtctgttacggcctggcccaagAACCCCACGGGTCGACCCGGACCGAGCTCCACCCGATCCGATTACGCGCCCTTccaccgacccggacacgcgtttCGTACGGTTCACACGTAGTCACAAGACAGCGCCCTTGAGAATATGGGCCTGACCCCATGAGGGGTCCAtgactgacatgtatataaggggaaagctggctcttcccccgaggtacgtcataTCCTTTCACCTCATTATTCTGCCCGCCTGCACAtcgctgacttgagcgtcggagtgtctttgcaggtggcacccccctcaTCCTCTCTACAAGACAAGAGCTCGGCTACTCGGCAAACCCGCAACCAGTGCGACCAAGGCTAAGGCGTCCTCACTCCCTCACCTATTCACCCGATCTGTCCGGAACCCGACcaccgaacattggcgccgtctgtggggactcCTGCCTAAATGGAAGTCGCACTAGGTCCCGGCGACCAAGCTCGAGCAGCCGGAGCGGAGGGGGCCGCCTCCGTCGCCTCGCAAAGGGGGCGGCGGAGGTCCCCCCAACAACACACGAGAGCGCGACCATTCGGAGGAACGGGCGGCGatagcgccataataatgcagGAGCTGCGCCACAAAGTCCAGAACCTAGAACGACAGCTGGCCGACCGGGAGCGGGATGGACGGTCTACCGATCCCAGCTATACCCCATCTCCCGGGAGCGAGGAGGAAGACTCTCACCGAAGCCACCCGCGGCGTACATCCGCATCCCGGACGGAAGCGGAGAGCACGCGGGAGGAGTCACCAATAATGAGAAGACAAAATGACACGATCATCTACTCCCGCGGCAGACCGACCCGCCGAGCGGCAAGAGGTCGCGAGGACGGGGAAGGGAGATCCGAGAGAACACGACAACCCGTGATAATGGGCGTCACCCCGTTCCACCGATCTATCCTCGAGGTCCGGTTGTCGAAACACTTCGAcaaaccaacggacatgaggtacgacggaACCCAAGACCCTCTAGAACACCTCACGGCCTTTGAGGCCAGGATGAATCTAGAAGGAGTGGGGGACGAAGTAAGATGCCGCGCCTTCCCGGTAACCCTAGCAGGGCCAGCGATCagatggtttaacggcctcccaCAAGGTTCCATATACAGTTTCTCAGACATCAGCCGTGCGTTCCTGGCCCAATTTACAACGCGGATCGCGAAGGCCAAGCACCCTATCAACCTTCTAGGGGTAACCCAGAGACAAGGAGAACCGACGAGGAGGTACTTagatcggttcaacgacgaatgcttggaaatCGACGGCTTAACCGACTCGGTGGCCAGTCTCTGCCTAACAaacggcctcctcaacgagaaCTTCCGAAAACACCTTACCACGAAACCGGTCTGGACGATGCATGAAATCCAGACGGTAGCCAAGGAGTACATAAAcgacgaggaagtcagccgagtcgtggctgccaataagCGGCAGTCCGGGTACAGCCAAGCTCGGCAACCAGGTGACGGAGGGAGATCAAAAGAGAAAGCCAGGGAGAAGGCATCAAACAAGGCACCTAGACCGTTCCCTCGGGTCGGGAAATTTACTAACTACACTCCACTCACTCTCCCCATCGTGGAAGTCTATCAGCAAATAGCTGAGAAGGGAATCTTACCGAAACCCCGACCACTTAAGGACCGTACGGGAGGAAATAAGAACCTCTATTGTGATTATCATAAGGGTTATGGCCATCAAACACAGGACTGTTTTGACCTGAAGGATGCACTAGAACAAGCgataagggaaggaaagctagccgcgtTCTCCCACCTCATCAGGGAGCCGAGAAGACGTTATCGAGAACAAGACGAAGAAGGCAAAACCCGATCGGCCAAACGGCGACAAGAACCCGAAGACAGAGACCACGGCCTCACTGTGATAAACGTGGTAACGGCCAAAAACGCCGCGCCGAAATCCCGGTCGGCACACAGGAAAGACGCTAAGGTCCTGGTGGTCTCATCCCCGCCGGTGCAAAACTCTAAGAAGCCTCCATCCATCTCCTTCGGCCCGGAAGACCAATGGTTCAACGACGCCCCGGACAACccccccatggtcattacggcCAGAGTGGGAAACGGCCTCGTGAAGCGAATCCTGGTCGACACAGGAGCTGATTCAAATatcatgttccgcaacgtgTTCGACGCACTGGGGCTAAAGGATGCCGACCTGACGACTCACCAGCACGGGGTTATTGGGTTgggcgaccacttcatcaaaccGAACGGAGTAATATCCCTACCAATCTCAGTGGGGCAAGCCCAAGGCCGAAGATCGGCGATGGCCGAGTTCGTAATTCTCCGAGATTCCACTgcctacaacatcatcttgggaaggAAAACAATCAACGATTTCGAAGCCATAATCAACACAAAGCTGCTAGTCATGAAGTTCGTTACCGATGACGGATCCATAGGGACCATAAGGGGGGACCTCGAGACGGCGGTCGCttgtgacaacgccagcctctccCTTAAGAAAAAGTCCAAGGAAGCATCCGGTGTGTTCCTAGCCGACCTGGATGCCAGGGTGGACGACAAGCCGAGGCCAGAACCAGAGGGGGATCTGGAGAAGTTTAGAATCGGTGACGACGTGGAAAAGTTCACATTCGTTAACAGGAACCTCCCACATGAGTTGAAGGAACCTTTGATCGAAATGATAAAAGCCAACAAGGACTTGTTCGCTTGGACtccagccgacatgccgggcatagacccaAAAATCATCTCACATCATCTAGCCGTCAAGGCGGAAGCGCGCCCAGTGGCCCAACGAAGGAGAAAGATGTCGGCGGAAAGAGCAGAGGAGGTGGCCAGGCAGACGGCCAGCCTCCTTGAAGCAGGCTTCATACGGGAAGTGGACTACTCGACATGGCTCTCGAATGTGGTATTGGTGAGAAAACACAacggcaaatggagaatgtgcgtggactattccgaccttaacaaagcatgccccaaagattgCTTCCCCTTCCCTAATATAGATGCACTCGTCGATGCCGCGGCGGGATATCGGTATCTgagtttcatggacgcctactccggttacaatcagataccgatgcaccgacctgacgaagacaagacggcgttcataacgccgGGAGGAACTTTCTGCTATAAGGTAATGCCTTTTGGCTTGAAAAATGCGGGGGCaacatatcaaaggctgatgaacaggatattccacgacctcatagggaaaacagttgaagtctacgtggacgacatcctgGCAAAAACAACACGACCTGACGACCTCTTGAACGACCTGGCGGGTGTATTCGCGTCCCTCCGACAACACGGTATGAGGCTGAATCCCCTCAAGTGCGCCTTCTCCATGGAAGCCGGCAAGTTCCTGGGATTCATGATAACTCAGAGGGGGGTAGAAGCTAACCCGGAGAAGTGCCAGGCAATACTCCATATGAAGAGCCCGGGTTGCATAAAAGACGTCCAGAGGTTGGTAGGGCGGTTGACCTCGCTATCCCGATTTCTCGGAGCTTCGGCAACAAAGGCCCTGCCATTCtttaacctcatgaagaaagggatggcgTTTGAGTGGACGCCCGCATGTGAAGAGGCCTTTCGGCACTTCAAGGAGATCCTGGCGGCACCACCCGTCCTCGGGAAGCCGAAGGACGGGGAACCACTATACCTGTACCTCGCCATAACAGGTGAAGCCCTGGCCGCAGTTCTGGTACGGGAGGACGGAAAAGCTCAACAGCCAGTCTATTTCATAAGCAGGGCCTTGCAAGGGGCAGAATTAAGGTATAGCAAGTTGGAAAAACTAGCCTTAGCACTTCTAACTTCCTCACGGAGGTTAAAGCAGTACTTCCAGAGTCACCAAGTTATCGTCAGAACGGACCAAGGGATCCGACAAGTACTCCAAAAACCCGACCtggcgggaagaatgatgacttggtccatcgaaCTCTCCCAGTATGACATACGATACGAAccccggcaagccatcaaggcgcaGGCGATGGCGGATTTTCTAGTAGAAGTAACGGGAGATCCAAACGAAGAGGTGAgtacacggtggaagctccatgtggacggagcctccaaccagacctTCGGAGGCGCCGGGATCATCCTGAAAAGCCCGATTGGGGTTGTGTACGAACAGTCGGTCAGATTCGAGTTTCCCATCtcgaacaaccaggcagaatatgaagcccttATAGGAGGCTTAACCCTAGCAGCAGAAGTCGGTGCAAGAAGACTAGAAATATGCAGCGACTCCCAAGTCGTCACCTCCCAAGTAAACggcagctaccaagccaaagaccctTTGCTACAAAAGTACTTGGAGAAGGTTAAGAGCTTGAGCCAAAAGTTCGAAGAGGTCACGGTCCACCACGTACCtagagaaaggaacacacgggcagaCCTCTTATCAAAGTTAGCCAGCACAAAGCCAGGAGAAGGGAAccggtctctcatccaaggcatgACGAGAGAACCCGCAATCACGCTGCACGTGACAAGCCTAGGTCCTtcatggctagaccccatcaTCGACTTCCTAGAACACGGCAAATTCCCCAGTGATGAGAAGGATGCGGCGAAATTGAGAAGGGAAGCGGCCAAATACACCGTCATCCAAGGACAGTTATTTAGGAAAGGGCTCAACCAACCCCTGCTGAAGTGCCTACACCCCGATCAGACGGACtacgtcctcagggaagtccaCGAGGGCTGCTGTGGGCACCACATCGGAGGCAAGGCCCTAGCGAGGAAACTGATCCGGGCCGGATACTATTGGCCTTCGATGATGGCGGACTCCAAAGAGTTTGTCAAAAAATGCGTAAAGTGCCAacagaacgccaactttgccaGGGCCCCAGCCTCCGAGTTAAGCTTGCTGACGACCTACCGACCATTCTCTCAATGGGGAATCGACCTCTTAGGGCCCTTCCCAGTCGgcccggggcaagtcaaatacctcatagtcgCAATTGACTACTAtaccaaatggatagaagccgagCCGCTAGCCAACATATCCTCGTCCAATTGCAggaaattcatgtggaggcaggtgataacTAGATTCGGGATACCGGAGgtcgtcatctcggacaacggcACGCAATTTACTGACAAaagttcacagaattcctcAACGGCCTGGGCGTAAAGCAAAGGTTCTCTTCGGTGGAACACCCTCAGACGAACGGACAAGTGGAGTCCGCCAACAAGATTATCCTTTCAGGGCTAAAAAAGAGGCTGGACAATAAAaagggtgcttgggccgacgaACTAGCATCGGTTCTCTGGTCCTACCGAACAACTGAACAATCCTCCACTAAGGAAACTCCTTTCCGACTAACGTACGGGGTGGACGCGGTAATACCCGTAGAGATCGGTGAACCGAGTCCACGATTACTTTTGAAAGGAGTGGAAGAAACCGTGGAAAAAGACCTGATATATGAAGCCAGGGAAATGGCCCATTTGACAGAAACAGCACTAAAACAAAGAATGGCTCTgcgctacaacaccaaagtgctcaagaGGGAATTCGAGCCAAACGACCTCGTCCTGAGGCGAAACGATATCGGCCTACCAACCCCCGGAGAAGGCAAGCTAGCGGCGAACTGGGAAGGCCCCTACAGAGTCAAAAAAGTGATGGGAAAAGGAGCCTTCAAGTTAGAAAGGCTTGACGGCAAAGAAGTCCCGAGAACATGGAACGCGGGCAACCTAagaagattctactcctagaGGATGGCCTGACAAACCGACCAATCTAGCTAAGTAGTTCATTtgcaaatttaaattttgaactTTTCATAGCGACTTACGAGTCCTTTACACGACTATCGAATAAGATACACTTGTGCAAATTTTCTCTTCTGTTTTGTCACTCAACTCTCCAGATAAACCATCCCATCACAACCAACGACGACGCGCGaccccgggactgatcaccccgggaaccCGTCAACCACCACTGTAACATGATTACGTGAAAGGCCACGGGCCGTTAATATGAATAACGGCAATAAACCAAAAACGGTTAGTAGAAACGATAACACGACCAGACGAATAAGAAAAAGTTTATCACGACAAAACGAGCAAACGACTAAAAAGGTCATTGTTCACAAGCCAAAATAAAACGGCTAAAACCAAATTGTTCATAAGCCAAAACGGCTAAAATCGAAATTGTTCACAAGCCAAAACAAAACGGCTATACAAAAACTTTAAACAGAAGATTCATTTCTTGGGGACGTCGACAACTTTGCCATCCTGAATGACTTTGAGAACACCAATCGCCGACGTATCAAAATCGGGAGCAATGACTTTGACCTGAGCCTTAAGAGCCTCCTCGGTCGCCAAAATCGCACCTTTCCCCTGCTTCACGACATCTTTGTACTTAGCCTTCCACGTTGCCAATTCAGCCTCCACGGCCTGCTTTTCCTTCTCCATCTCGGCCACCCGTTTCTGTGCTGCG is a window encoding:
- the LOC130945687 gene encoding uncharacterized protein LOC130945687, producing MEVALGPGDQARAAGAEGAASVASQRGRRRSPQQHTRARPFGGTGGDSAIIMQELRHKVQNLERQLADRERDGRSTDPSYTPSPGSEEEDSHRSHPRRTSASRTEAESTREESPIMRRQNDTIIYSRGRPTRRAARGREDGEGRSERTRQPVIMGVTPFHRSILEVRLSKHFDKPTDMRYDGTQDPLEHLTAFEARMNLEGVGDEVRCRAFPVTLAGPAIRWFNGLPQGSIYSFSDISRAFLAQFTTRIAKAKHPINLLGVTQRQGEPTRRYLDRFNDECLEIDGLTDSVASLCLTNGLLNENFRKHLTTKPVWTMHEIQTVAKEYINDEEVSRVVAANKRQSGYSQARQPGDGGRSKEKAREKASNKAPRPFPRVGKFTNYTPLTLPIVEVYQQIAEKGILPKPRPLKDRTGGNKNLYCDYHKGYGHQTQDCFDLKDALEQAIREGKLAAFSHLIREPRRRYREQDEEGKTRSAKRRQEPEDRDHGLTVINVVTAKNAAPKSRSAHRKDAKVLVVSSPPVQNSKKPPSISFGPEDQWFNDAPDNPPMVITARVGNGLVKRILVDTGADSNIMFRNVFDALGLKDADLTTHQHGVIGLGDHFIKPNGVISLPISVGQAQGRRSAMAEFVILRDSTAYNIILGRKTINDFEAIINTKLLVMKFVTDDGSIGTIRGDLETAVACDNASLSLKKKSKEASGVFLADLDARVDDKPRPEPEGDLEKFRIGDDVEKFTFVNRNLPHELKEPLIEMIKANKDLFAWTPADMPGIDPKIISHHLAVKAEARPVAQRRRKMSAERAEEVARQTASLLEAGFIREVDYSTWLSNVVLMHSSMPRRDIGI
- the LOC130945689 gene encoding uncharacterized protein LOC130945689, yielding MRLNPLKCAFSMEAGKFLGFMITQRGVEANPEKCQAILHMKSPGCIKDVQRLVGRLTSLSRFLGASATKALPFFNLMKKGMAFEWTPACEEAFRHFKEILAAPPVLGKPKDGEPLYLYLAITGEALAAVLVREDGKAQQPVYFISRALQGAELRYSKLEKLALALLTSSRRLKQYFQSHQVIVRTDQGIRQVLQKPDLAGRMMTWSIELSQYDIRYEPRQAIKAQAMADFLVEVTGDPNEEVSTRWKLHVDGASNQTFGGAGIILKSPIGVVYEQSVRFEFPISNNQAEYEALIGGLTLAAEVGARRLEICSDSQVVTSQVNGSYQAKDPLLQKYLEKVKSLSQKFEEVTVHHVPRERNTRADLLSKLASTKPGEGNRSLIQGMTREPAITLHVTSLGPSWLDPIIDFLEHGKFPSDEKDAAKLRREAAKYTVIQGQLFRKGLNQPLLKCLHPDQTDYVLREVHEGCCGHHIGGKALARKLIRAGYYWPSMMADSKEFVKKCVKCQQNANFARAPASELSLLTTYRPFSQWGIDLLGPFPVGPGQVKYLIVAIDYYTKWIEAEPLANISSSNCRKFMWRQQRFSSVEHPQTNGQVESANKIILSGLKKRLDNKKGAWADELASVLWSYRTTEQSSTKETPFRLTYGVDAVIPVEIGEPSPRLLLKGVEETVEKDLIYEAREMAHLTETALKQRMALRYNTKVLKREFEPNDLVLRRNDIGLPTPGEGKLAANWEGPYRVKKVMGKGAFKLERLDGKEVPRTWNAGNLRRFYS